The nucleotide window ACGACCGCCTCGCCGCCTGGGCGAACGACCGCCCCGCCGTGGTCATCCAGATCCAGCGCCAGCCCGGCGCGAACGTGATCGAGGTGGCGGACAGCGTGAAAACGCTGATGCCGAAGCTGAGCGAAGGCCTGCCCTCCGGCATCGACATCACCCCGCTCACCGACCGCACCGTGACCATCCGCGCCTCGGTGAAGGACGTGCAGGAGGAAATGTTGATCGCCATCGCGCTGGTAGTGGCGGTGATCTTCGTGTTCCTGTGGAACTGGCGCGCCACCATCATTCCCGCCGTGGCGGTGCCGTTGTCTTTGGTCGGCACCTTCGCCGCGATGTACTTCTGCGGCTTCAGCCTGAACAACCTCACGCTGATGGCGCTGACCATCGCCACCGGTTTCGTGGTCGATGACGCGATCGTGATGATCGAGAACATCGCGCGTTACATCGAGAAAGGCGATCCGCCGCTACAAGCCGCGCTGAAGGGCGCGAAGCAGATCGGCTTCACCATCATCTCGCTGACGATCTCGCTGATCGCGGTATTGATCCCGCTACTGTTCATGGGCGATGTGGTGGGCCGGTTGTTCCGTGAGTTCGCGATCACGCTGGCGATGGCGATCCTGATTTCCGCGGTCATCTCGCTGACGCTCACGCCGATGATGTGCGCGCGTCTTCTCAAGGATGAGGCGCACGCCGAGGTGGGCCGTCTCGGCCGGATGGTAAATGCCTTCTTCCACCACATCATCGAACTCTACGGCAAGGCGCTCGATGTGGTGCTCAACCACCGCGTGACCACCATGCTGGTGTTCATCGCCACGCTGGTGGCCACGGCGCTGCTCTACCACACCGCGCCGAAGGGCTTCTTCCCGGATCAGGACACCGGCGTGATCCAGGGCATGACCGAAGCCCCGGAAAGCGTGTCCTTCGAAGAAATGTCCGCCCGCCAGCAGGAGATGGCGAAGCTGATCCTCCAGGATCCGGCAGTGGACAGCGTGTCCTCGTTCATCGGCGTCGATGGCGCGAACGCCACGCCGAATGTCGGCCGCGTGCTCATCAACCTGAAGCCACTGGAGGAACGTCGCACCAGCGCCTCGGACATCGTGCGCCGCATCCAGGATCACTCGCTCTCGATCCCCGGCATGCAACTCTATCTGCAGGCGGTGCAGGATCTCGGCATCGACGACCGCGTGAGCCGCACCCAGTACCAGATGACGGTGGATTCCCCGAACTCCGCCGATCTCGCCGAGTGGGTGCCGAAGATCATCGCCAGGATGAAGGAGAATCCGATGGTGGTGGATGTCGCCGACGATCTCCTGAACAAAGGCCTGCAAGCGAAGGTCGAGATCGACCGCGACCTCGCCGGTCGTCTCGGCATCACCGCCGCACAGATCGATGCCGCACTCTACAATGCCTTCGGACAGCGGCAGGTTTCCACGATCTTCACGCAGGGCGGCCAGTACCGCGTGATTCTGGAAAGCGAGCCTGCGTTCAAGCGCGGCTTCGAGGCCTTCGATCATGTCTATGTCACCGGCGGCGATGGCACGCCGGTGCCGATCACCAGCGTGGCACGCATCGTGGAAGAGCCGACCTCGCTGCTGATCGCCCGCCAGGGCCAGTTCCCGGTGGTGACGCTTTCCTTCAACCTCGCGCCCGGAGCCTCGCTCGGCGCGGCGGTGGAATCCGTGGGCAAGGATGTGGAGTCGTTGAAACTGCCCCAGAGCATCAAGTTCGAGTTCCAAGGAACGGCGGTGGCCTTCCAAGCCGCCCTGACCAACCAGCTCTGGCTGGTGCTGGCCGCAGTGGTGGTGATGTATCTGGTGCTGGGCATTCTCTACGAAAGCTTCATCCATCCGGTGACGATCCTTTCCACGCTGCCCTCCGCCACGGTGGGCGCGCTGCTGGCGCTGAACCTCACCGGCACCCAGCTCGGCGTGATGGCGATCATCGGCATCGTGCTGCTGATCGGCCTGGTGAAGAAGAACGCGATCATGATGATCGACTTCGCACTGGAAGCAGAGCGCACCCGCGGAGCCGATCCGCGCTCGGCCATTCATGAGGCCTCGATGTTGCGCTTCCGTCCGATCCTGATGACCACGCTGGCCGCCTTGCTCGGCGCGCTGCCACTGATGCTAGGCAAGGGCGTCGGCTCCGAACTGCGCCATCCGCTGGGCATCACGATGGTGGGCGGCCTGCTGGTGAGCCAGGTGCTCACGCTGTTCACCACGCCGGTGATCTATCTGATGTTCGATTCCATCGCCCGCCGCTGGAGACGGAACAGCGATGAGGAAGTCGTGCCTGCGGCGGAAGCCACGCCCGTGCCATGAAGTTCACCGAGATCTTCATTGATCGTCCGGTGGCCACCACGCTGGCCACCGTGGCGGTGGCATTGGCCGGAGCCCTCGCCTACTTCGAGCTTCCAGTCTCACCACTGCCGCAGGTGGACTTCCCCACCATCGGCGTGAACGCGAGCCTGCCCGGCGCGAGTCCGGAAACGATGGCCGCTACCGTGGCCACGCCGCTGGAGCGCACGCTGGGCCGCATCCCCGGGGTCACCGAGATGACCTCAAGCAGCTCGCAGGGCAGCACCGACATCACCCTCCAGTTCGATCTCAGCCGCGACATCAACGGCGCGGCCAATGACGTGCAGGCCGCCATCAACGCCGCCCGCAGCCTGCTTCCATCCGGCATGCCCTCGATGCCGAACTATCGGAAGCGCAATCCGGCGGACTCGCCGATCATGATTCTCTCGCTCACCTCGGATGTTTACAAGCCGGGGGACATGTACGATACGGCCTCGACCGTGATCGCGCAGAAGATCGCGCAGGTGCCCGGCATCGGCCAGGTGTTCGTGGGTGGCAGCTCGCTGCCTGCGGTGCGTGTCTCGCTGGACCTGCCAGCGGTCGAACGTTCCGGGCTCTCCGTGGACGAACTCCGCGGCACCGTTTCCGCAAACAATGTGAGCCGCCCGAAGGGCTATGTGGAGGAGGGCACCCGCCGCTGGCAGGTCACCGCCTCCGACCAACTCCACACCGCGAAGGACTACGTGCCGATGATCGTCGGCTACAAGGAAGGCTCCGCGGTGCGCTTGGGCGATGTGGCGAAGGTCGAGGATTCCGTGCAGGACGTGCTCAACTACGGCACCAGCAATGGCGTCCCCTCGGTTTCGCTGGTGCTGTTCCGCCAGCCCGGCGCGAACATCCTCGAAACCACCGCCGCGGTGCGGAAGCTCCTGCCGCAGCTCGAAGCCTCGCTGCCCGCCGCCATTGATCTGAGCGTGACGATGGAACGCACGGCGACCATCAAGGCCTCTCTCAATGAGGTGCAGCACGCGATGTTCCTCTCCGTCGTGCTGGTGGTGCTGGTGGTGTGGCTGTTCCTGCGCCGCGCCCGGGCCGCGCTCGTTCCCGGAGTCGCGGTGCCGGTTTCGCTGATCGGCACCTTCGCGGTGATGTACGCCTGCGGCTACAGCATCGACAATCTCTCGCTGATGGCGCTGACCATCGCCACCGGATTCGTGGTCGATGACGCGGTGGTGGTGCTGGAAAACATCGCGCGCCACATCGAGAAAGGCATGCCCGCGAAGGAAGCGGCGCGGAAAGGTGCCGCCGAGGTGACCTCGACGGTGATCTCGATGAGCCTGTCGCTGGTGGCGGTGTTCATTCCCATCTTGTTCATGGGCGGCATCGTCGGCCGCTTGTTCCGCGAGTTCGCGGTGGTGCTCTCCGCTTCCATCGCCGTCTCGCTGGTGGTCTCGCTCACCGTCACGCCGACGATGTGCGCGCGGCTTCTGGCCCACAAAAAAGGCGAATACCAGCCGGGCCGGATTTCGCGTGGCATCGAGTGGTGCTTCACCACGATCCAGAATGCCTACACGCGCACACTGGATGTGGCTCTCACCCACCGCTGGCTCACGCTGCTGGTGCTGATGGCCACCGTCGCCCTCACCGCCTGGCAATATGTCACCATTCCCAAAGGCTTCTTCCCGCAACAGGATACCGGCCAGATGCGCGGCAACATCAGCGGCGACCAGAGCATTTCCTTCGCCGCCATGAAAGAGAAGGTGATCGAGATCGCGGAGATCATCCGCCAGGATCCGGCGATCGCTTCGGTGAATGCCAGCACCGGCGGCGGAGGGCCCGGAGGAGGCTCGCGCAACAACGGCAGCGTTTACATCTCGCTGAAGCCGCGCGACCAGCGCCAGGACGGCGCCTTGGAAATCATCGCCCGCCTGCGCAAGAAGACCGCCCACATCGCTGGCGCGACGCTCTATCTCCAGCCTAACCAGGACATCCGTATCGGCGGGCGCTCCAGTGCCGCGAGCTACCAGTACACGCTCCAGTCCAGCGACCTCGCCGAACTGCGCTCGTGGGAAGCGAAAGTCCGCCAGGCCCTGCTCGGCATCAAGACCATCACCGACGTCAACAGCGACTTCCAGGACAAGGGCGGCCTCACCCGCGTGGTGGTGGACCGCGATACCGCCGCCCGTCTCGGCGTGGCGATGCGCGACATCGATACCGCGATGAACGACGCCTTCGGCCAGGCGCAGATCTCCACCATCTATGCGGAACTGAACCAGTACAAGGTGGTCTTCGAAGCAAACCGCCATTTCTCCACCGACGCCGGTGGCCTCGATCACATCCGCGTGAAATCCACCGATGGCACGCTGGTGCCGCTCACCGCCTTCGCGCGCTGGGAATCCGCGCCCGCACCGCTGACGGTGAACCACCAGGGCCAGTTCGCCGCCGTGACCTTCTCGTTCAACCTCGCGCCGGGCGCTTCCTTCAGCGACGCCACTGATGCGGTGAACGACGCGGTCAACAGGCTCGGCATCCCGGAGACCGTCCAACACAACTTCGCTGGCAGCGCGGGTGTGTTCGCCGATTCGATGTCCAGTCAACCGTGGCTGATCGTCGCGGCGCTGCTGGTGATCTATCTGACGCTGGGCGTGCTCTATGAGAGCTTCCTGCATCCGCTCACGATCCTCTCGACGCTGCCGTCCGCCGGTGTCGGTGCGCTCCTCGCATTGCAGCTCTGTCAGATGGACTTCGACATCATGGGCTTCATCGGGATCTTCCTGCTCATCGGCATCGTGAAGAAGAACGCCATCATGATGATCGACTTCGCACTTGATGCGGAGCGCACCCGCGGTCTCGATCCGAAGCAAGCGATCCTCGAAGCCTGCGAGCTGCGCCTGCGCCCGATCCTCATGACCACGCTCGCGGCGATGCTCGGCGCGCTGCCACTGGCGATCGGCTTCGGCGAAGGCTCGGAACTGCGTCGGCCGCTTGGTGTGGCCATCGTCGGTGGGTTGTTGCTCAGCCAGCTTCTCACGCTCTACACCACGCCGGTAGTCTATCTCTTCCTCGACAACATGCGCCATCGTTTCCTCTCGCGCCGGAAACAGCCGCACCTCGACATCCCCGCAGTTCCGTCCGAAGCTTGATCCGCGGCCATCCTTTCCCATCCCGTGAAACGCTCCCTTCATCTCACGCCTCTCGTCGTCCTGCTCAGCGGTTGTTCGCTGGTCGCGCCGAAGCAGCAGCTCGATCCCGGCATCCCCGCGAACTTCAAGGAAAGCGGCATCTGGCGGAAGGCGCAGCCCGCGGCGCATCTGCCGCGCGGCGATTGGTGGCGCTTGTTCAATGACGGCGAGCTGTCCTCGCTGCTGAAGCGCGTGGAGGTTTCCAATGCCTCGCTCGCAGCCGCCGAAGCACAATCGCGTGAAGCCGCCGCGCTTGTCATCAGCGCGAAGCTGTCGTTCGTGCCCAGCTTGACCGGCAATGCCTCGGCCACCCGCAGCGGACTCGCGGGGAAGAGCAAGGGCACGGAATACAGCATCGGCGCGTCTTCCTCATGGGAACTCGACCTGTGGGGGCGTCTCCGCCACAGCGCGCGCGCCACCACCGCCGATGCGGAAGCCGCTGCCGCGGACGTGCAATCGACCAAGCTCAGCCTCCAGGCCCAGGCCGCGCAGACCTATTTCTCACTGCGCGCGGTGGATGCCCAGCGCGACCTGCTCGACCGCCAGATCGAGAGCTACGAAAAGTCACTGGAGATCACCCGCAACCGTTACGCGCAAGGAGTGGTCTCGCGCGGAGATGTCGCGCAGGCGGAAACGCAACTCGCCGCGACCCGCACCGCCGCCATCGAGACCGGTGTGCAACGCGCCACACTCGAACACGCGCTCGCCGTCTTGGTCGGACAGGCACCCGCCGCGTTCTCATTGCCGCGCCGTCCTCTTGCTTCTTCCGTGCCATCGATCCCCTCCTCCACGCCATCACGTTTGTTGGAACGCCGTCCGGACATCGCCGCCGCCGAGCGCCGCGTGGCTGCGGCCAACGAGCGCATCGGTGCCGCCAAGGCCGCGTTCTTCCCAACGATCTCGCTCGGTGCCAGTGGTGGCTGGAGCGGCGCGGGCAATCTCTTCACCGCTCCCACCCGCTTCTGGTCACTCGGCCCGGAACTCGCCGCACCGATCCTTGATGGCGGCCAACGCCTCGCCGCCAAAGCGCAGGCCGATGCCACTTACGACCGCACCGTCGCCGAGTATCGCCAGACCGTGCTGACCGCGTTGCAGGAAACCGAAGACGCACTCGCGACCCTGCGCGTACTGTCCCAGGAAGCCGGTGCCCAGCAGTTGGCCGTAAAGGCCGCGCGCGACAGCGAACGCATCGCCCTGAACGAATACAAGGCGGGCACCAACAACTACCTGAACGTTGCCGTGGCCCAAGCCGCCGCGTTGACGGCGGAACGCAATGCGCTCGATTTGCAAGCGCGGCGCCTCAATGCGGCAGCAGCGTTGGTCTCCGCTTTAGGCGGTGGATGGTGATCCGCCCTTTGTGCTACTCTCCGGCATGTCCGCCACACCGCCACCGATGCCATCGCCTCCTTCCTGGAAAGGAAGGCTGATCGTGGGCGGGGCGACTCTTGTGGTGTTCGGCGTCGCTTGTGCGTTACCGGCCTACTATCTGAAAAACGGAGACCGTTGGTCCGGCGGACAGGTGCTGCTGATGGGATGGATGGGATTGTTCCTCGGACAACTCGGCTGGTTTGCGAACCTGTTGTATTTTCCCGCGCTCATCACGCTGTTGTGCCGTTGCTGGAAGACCACAGTGATTCTGGCGGGCGTGGC belongs to Luteolibacter ambystomatis and includes:
- a CDS encoding MdtB/MuxB family multidrug efflux RND transporter permease subunit, with the protein product MNPSRIFIERPVATTLLMVALLLGGFFGYRLLPVSALPEVDYPTIQVTTLYPGAGPEVMVSSVTAPLERQFGQMPGLTQMYSVSSGGASVLTLRFTLGMSLDVAEQQVQAAINAASNLLPTDLPSPPVYNKVNPADAPILTFALSSNSLPLTKVQDYADTRLVPKLSQVSGVGLVTLSGGMRPAVRIRANPGALASRGLTTENLRTAIAAANVSQPKGSFDGPTRSSTLDANDQLISATDYQTLVIAWQDGAAVRVKDVADVIPGAENDRLAAWANDRPAVVIQIQRQPGANVIEVADSVKTLMPKLSEGLPSGIDITPLTDRTVTIRASVKDVQEEMLIAIALVVAVIFVFLWNWRATIIPAVAVPLSLVGTFAAMYFCGFSLNNLTLMALTIATGFVVDDAIVMIENIARYIEKGDPPLQAALKGAKQIGFTIISLTISLIAVLIPLLFMGDVVGRLFREFAITLAMAILISAVISLTLTPMMCARLLKDEAHAEVGRLGRMVNAFFHHIIELYGKALDVVLNHRVTTMLVFIATLVATALLYHTAPKGFFPDQDTGVIQGMTEAPESVSFEEMSARQQEMAKLILQDPAVDSVSSFIGVDGANATPNVGRVLINLKPLEERRTSASDIVRRIQDHSLSIPGMQLYLQAVQDLGIDDRVSRTQYQMTVDSPNSADLAEWVPKIIARMKENPMVVDVADDLLNKGLQAKVEIDRDLAGRLGITAAQIDAALYNAFGQRQVSTIFTQGGQYRVILESEPAFKRGFEAFDHVYVTGGDGTPVPITSVARIVEEPTSLLIARQGQFPVVTLSFNLAPGASLGAAVESVGKDVESLKLPQSIKFEFQGTAVAFQAALTNQLWLVLAAVVVMYLVLGILYESFIHPVTILSTLPSATVGALLALNLTGTQLGVMAIIGIVLLIGLVKKNAIMMIDFALEAERTRGADPRSAIHEASMLRFRPILMTTLAALLGALPLMLGKGVGSELRHPLGITMVGGLLVSQVLTLFTTPVIYLMFDSIARRWRRNSDEEVVPAAEATPVP
- a CDS encoding multidrug efflux RND transporter permease subunit; translation: MKFTEIFIDRPVATTLATVAVALAGALAYFELPVSPLPQVDFPTIGVNASLPGASPETMAATVATPLERTLGRIPGVTEMTSSSSQGSTDITLQFDLSRDINGAANDVQAAINAARSLLPSGMPSMPNYRKRNPADSPIMILSLTSDVYKPGDMYDTASTVIAQKIAQVPGIGQVFVGGSSLPAVRVSLDLPAVERSGLSVDELRGTVSANNVSRPKGYVEEGTRRWQVTASDQLHTAKDYVPMIVGYKEGSAVRLGDVAKVEDSVQDVLNYGTSNGVPSVSLVLFRQPGANILETTAAVRKLLPQLEASLPAAIDLSVTMERTATIKASLNEVQHAMFLSVVLVVLVVWLFLRRARAALVPGVAVPVSLIGTFAVMYACGYSIDNLSLMALTIATGFVVDDAVVVLENIARHIEKGMPAKEAARKGAAEVTSTVISMSLSLVAVFIPILFMGGIVGRLFREFAVVLSASIAVSLVVSLTVTPTMCARLLAHKKGEYQPGRISRGIEWCFTTIQNAYTRTLDVALTHRWLTLLVLMATVALTAWQYVTIPKGFFPQQDTGQMRGNISGDQSISFAAMKEKVIEIAEIIRQDPAIASVNASTGGGGPGGGSRNNGSVYISLKPRDQRQDGALEIIARLRKKTAHIAGATLYLQPNQDIRIGGRSSAASYQYTLQSSDLAELRSWEAKVRQALLGIKTITDVNSDFQDKGGLTRVVVDRDTAARLGVAMRDIDTAMNDAFGQAQISTIYAELNQYKVVFEANRHFSTDAGGLDHIRVKSTDGTLVPLTAFARWESAPAPLTVNHQGQFAAVTFSFNLAPGASFSDATDAVNDAVNRLGIPETVQHNFAGSAGVFADSMSSQPWLIVAALLVIYLTLGVLYESFLHPLTILSTLPSAGVGALLALQLCQMDFDIMGFIGIFLLIGIVKKNAIMMIDFALDAERTRGLDPKQAILEACELRLRPILMTTLAAMLGALPLAIGFGEGSELRRPLGVAIVGGLLLSQLLTLYTTPVVYLFLDNMRHRFLSRRKQPHLDIPAVPSEA
- a CDS encoding efflux transporter outer membrane subunit, producing MKRSLHLTPLVVLLSGCSLVAPKQQLDPGIPANFKESGIWRKAQPAAHLPRGDWWRLFNDGELSSLLKRVEVSNASLAAAEAQSREAAALVISAKLSFVPSLTGNASATRSGLAGKSKGTEYSIGASSSWELDLWGRLRHSARATTADAEAAAADVQSTKLSLQAQAAQTYFSLRAVDAQRDLLDRQIESYEKSLEITRNRYAQGVVSRGDVAQAETQLAATRTAAIETGVQRATLEHALAVLVGQAPAAFSLPRRPLASSVPSIPSSTPSRLLERRPDIAAAERRVAAANERIGAAKAAFFPTISLGASGGWSGAGNLFTAPTRFWSLGPELAAPILDGGQRLAAKAQADATYDRTVAEYRQTVLTALQETEDALATLRVLSQEAGAQQLAVKAARDSERIALNEYKAGTNNYLNVAVAQAAALTAERNALDLQARRLNAAAALVSALGGGW